In Paenibacillus sp. G2S3, a single window of DNA contains:
- a CDS encoding alpha-glycosidase: protein MLLEAVYHRPRLNWSYAYNESTIHLRLRAKKGDLTEVFAFAGDKYTWDTTKELIPMTLFTSDAMFDYWECASVPIYRRLKYGFLLQKDNEKVWMTENDFQTNRPENPNKLFEFPFINPVDVFTPPAWVKDAVFYQIFPERFANGDPSLDPENVQPWGAEPTPTNFFGGDLQGVIDHLDHLNELGINAIYFTPLFTATTNHKYDTEDYMKVDPHFGDIATLKKLVDLCHKRGIRVLLDAVFNHSGGTFAPFLDVKEKGEDSIYKDWFHIREFPLQVVNGIPTYDTFAFEPHMPKLNTEHPEVKEYLLKVAEFWITEVGIDGWRLDVANEVDHDFWREFRKVVKRANPEAYILGEIWHESAPWLEGDKFDAVMNYPFTDAVLDFFVHGSLDAEGFANSIGRQLSRYPLQASEVAFNLLDSHDTPRLLTLAAGDKNKMRLAALFQFTFMGTPCIYYGDEFGMDGEGDPGCRKCMEWNPEKQDRNLFQFYRQLIQIRNDQPALRTGTFTFLEAGRQGSKIAYERRLDLQNIVVLINSEETAQTFRIDVDERNWENLFTGDTVSAERGKLIMKMPAYGFAILKAIN, encoded by the coding sequence ATGTTATTGGAAGCTGTGTACCATCGTCCGCGGTTAAATTGGTCTTATGCCTATAATGAGAGCACGATTCATTTACGTCTCCGCGCTAAAAAAGGGGATTTAACAGAAGTATTTGCTTTTGCAGGGGATAAGTACACTTGGGATACCACGAAAGAGCTAATTCCCATGACCCTCTTCACCTCTGATGCGATGTTCGATTATTGGGAATGCGCCTCTGTTCCCATCTATCGCCGATTGAAATATGGATTCTTACTGCAAAAGGATAACGAGAAAGTATGGATGACCGAAAATGATTTTCAAACAAACCGGCCTGAAAATCCAAACAAGCTTTTCGAGTTCCCATTTATTAATCCCGTCGATGTATTCACTCCGCCTGCCTGGGTAAAGGACGCTGTTTTCTATCAGATCTTCCCTGAACGCTTTGCAAATGGCGACCCTAGTCTTGATCCGGAAAATGTCCAGCCATGGGGAGCAGAGCCAACACCAACCAACTTTTTTGGTGGTGACCTGCAAGGGGTTATCGATCACTTGGATCATCTTAACGAGCTTGGCATCAATGCTATTTATTTCACACCTCTCTTCACAGCAACTACTAATCATAAATACGATACAGAAGATTACATGAAAGTTGATCCGCATTTTGGGGATATTGCAACACTAAAAAAACTAGTTGACCTCTGCCATAAACGTGGAATCCGAGTGCTATTAGACGCCGTATTCAACCACTCTGGTGGAACCTTCGCTCCGTTTTTGGATGTTAAGGAAAAGGGAGAAGACTCCATCTACAAAGACTGGTTCCATATTCGTGAGTTTCCACTTCAGGTTGTAAACGGCATTCCTACTTATGATACTTTTGCCTTTGAACCACATATGCCAAAGCTTAATACCGAGCATCCTGAAGTTAAAGAATACTTGCTGAAGGTCGCAGAATTCTGGATCACAGAAGTAGGAATCGATGGTTGGCGCCTTGACGTAGCCAATGAAGTAGATCATGATTTCTGGCGTGAATTCCGCAAAGTGGTGAAGCGTGCTAATCCTGAGGCCTACATTCTTGGGGAAATCTGGCATGAGTCTGCTCCATGGTTAGAAGGAGATAAATTTGATGCCGTTATGAACTATCCCTTCACTGATGCCGTCCTAGACTTCTTTGTTCATGGCAGCCTTGATGCTGAAGGATTTGCCAACTCTATTGGCAGGCAGTTATCTCGCTACCCACTGCAAGCAAGTGAAGTTGCTTTCAATCTGTTAGATAGCCATGACACTCCACGCTTGCTTACGCTGGCTGCGGGGGACAAAAATAAAATGCGACTAGCTGCACTATTCCAGTTCACCTTTATGGGTACTCCTTGTATCTATTATGGCGACGAGTTCGGAATGGACGGTGAGGGTGACCCAGGTTGTCGTAAATGCATGGAGTGGAACCCTGAGAAGCAGGATCGTAATCTGTTCCAATTCTATCGTCAGCTCATTCAAATACGCAATGATCAACCTGCACTTCGTACGGGGACATTTACTTTCTTGGAGGCAGGTCGACAAGGCAGTAAGATTGCCTATGAGCGCCGATTGGATCTTCAGAATATAGTTGTACTGATCAACAGTGAAGAGACCGCTCAGACGTTCCGTATCGATGTAGACGAGCGAAATTGGGAAAACTTATTCACTGGCGATACAGTGAGTGCTGAACGTGGAAAGCTGATCATGAAGATGCCTGCTTATGGTTTCGCTATACTTAAAGCAATCAACTAG